In Euphorbia lathyris chromosome 10, ddEupLath1.1, whole genome shotgun sequence, a single genomic region encodes these proteins:
- the LOC136209995 gene encoding uncharacterized protein, which translates to MLRNLRTLRLKEVGELGNLRFLDLRKMNISYIPPGVLSRMLKLEELYMPSSFRKWGCRARAEIDDYDAWESSEESDCDDEEQINASLTEIASLSLYALQICVPKASILPKNSTIFKNILQFKILVPNNLKYQSFCKGPVNELQLTGDAIDIKESGISDLMRRTEALSLIRVRNLKNVMYQLEDYEFLQLKKMLVTECDELEYCHVSA; encoded by the exons ATGCTAAGGAATCTCCGAACCTTGCGTCTTAAA GAGGTGGGAGAGCTAGGTAATTTGAGGTTCCTTGACTTGAGAAAAATGAATATTTCATACATTCCACCGGGTGTATTGTCAAGAATGTTGAAACTAGAAGAGTTGTATATGCCGTCAAGCTTCAGAAAGTGGGGATGCAGGGCAAGAGCAGAAATTGATGATTATGATGCATGGGAATCAAGTGAAGAGAGTGATTGTGATGATGAAGAGCAAATCAATGCAAGCCTTACGGAGATAGCATCTCTTTCGCTATATGCGTTACAGATTTGTGTaccaaaagcttcaattttgcCTAAAAATTCCACAATCTTCAAAAACATTCTGCAATTTAAGATTCTTGTACCAAATAATCTTAAATATCAATCATTTTGTAAAGGTCCAGTAAATGAGTTGCAACTAACTGGTGATGCGATTGATATAAAAGAGAGTGGTATATCTGATCTGATGAGGAGAACTGAAGCTTTAAGTTTGATAAGAGTGAGAAACTTGAAGAATGTGATGTACCAGTTAGAAGACTATGAGTTTCTACAACTGAAGAAGATGCTTGTTACAGAATGTGATGAACTAGAATACTGTCACGTATCAGCGTAG